Within Crassostrea angulata isolate pt1a10 chromosome 2, ASM2561291v2, whole genome shotgun sequence, the genomic segment ATTGCTAGAATTTCTTTTGGGGTGAAGTGGGGTTATGGTTAGAATACGTGCAAATTGAAGAAATTACTTTCTAACATTATTGCGTTAATCATATCAGCTCCAATCTTACAAAACGTAATAAGCATTGTTTTCTCAAATAGTTTGTTACTTTGTTCTTCCATAATCTATTTATATAATTGAGTTAGTTTCAGTCCTTGGTTATATCTATATGTATCAATTGTAGAATACCTTTCTATAACCCCGCCTCTTGCACTACAGGTGAGTTGATCTGAGTGATTGCTGTGAACAGGTGCGCgtgttttttttgtgtgttggTGTCAGAGTTATCTATCTTCATCATGCGACCTCTGCCTAACGTTGTGTAAAATTAGCAGACGAGTCTTTAATTACCTTTCAGGTGAAACATTAGCATTTCTTTTACACATCCGTCAGGCACCTCATTAATCACCAAGTATGCGTAGTCGTACCGCCTCGGTTTCACTCCATCACACAGGAAGTAACGTGACGTAATCCTATTTGTTATCTGTTGGGGGAACGGTTTAGATTTGACGGGCGTAGGATATCACGCATGCCCAATGATCCAAAGAGTACCGTAAATATAAATAACGAACAAGTCATTTTgtctttctttatattttttatttaacgaGAAGAAATCCACTCAAAATGGCGGCTGAGATATTACAAATGTCGTCTCTGCTCACCAACATGAGATGCGGCTCCATGGTTGTCATGGGGAATCCACAGTGTTACTATGGCAACGTTCAACAGAGCCGCCGCGTTTTGTGTTGTAAGAATGGGTTCGTGTTTTCACCTCAGTATTGTAGATGTATGCCAGCTAATTTCGGTAAGTCATTGGTACaacttagaaaaaaatatctttgtaaGTAACCTATCGTTCATAAATgtcgtgtgtgtgtgtgtgtgtgtggggggggggggggggggggggggtaaatcaACATAAAAAACGATCAGACCCATCGATAAATGTTGAATGTTTTACCGAAAATATTTTGGCAACTtcactctttttttttattcgtaaacatctaaaaaaaaattgtaaataattgtaACCAGCTGTCAATTCCAGCGatatgttttgaaaatcatttgttCTAATCTCAAACTACCGCTTGCTTATATTTACgatgattatatttttatatttttttcaaacggATTAAGATAATGTTGGTCGTAATAAAAGTTGAATAATTAAGGTTGATGTCTattgttatttttgtattttttcttatttcaaaataatagtaGCGTTCTTCTGTAACAAACGGGTGTAACGTTACTATACTAAAATTTaggcattttgttacaaaaaatGCATGTTATTTTCCCCAAAATTCCTTACTACATGAACACGTTCtaatatgtatttttactttactttctatttgaacaaaaattatagctttttttcttgacatcaatgatatgttaatgATATACTGCAAAAAGCAACGACAACAATTTTAATAtcaatctggaaaaaaaattgatgcataTGCAGATGTATaagtattatatttttcattgatgaaatattaaccggcaaaattatttttatttccataaaaAACGATAGGACTTAGAGAAAATTTCAGAATAGTATTATTGCATctacacatgtacattgtaacaataggcaatttttcaaaaatcttaatTATCTATCATTTATCTCTACATTTTTTGatggtttatttttaaattttctttttttttttgcctgcTACGATATACTTACtcttaaaatatcttttacatCGTTCAAAATTCTACCAAAAAATATAGCAGCAAGACAAAGAATCCATCTACAAGTTGCTTAAATGCACATACCTCGTTTACGATAATGTAAAATTCAGAACATTAAGCATGtgtatataatacatataatttgtATCCTTCCTTAGTATGGTTATTTTTTCTGAAGTTATCTCTTTATACCGCGAATTAATTACATGTTAATCACAAAGTGTCCTGTATACATTCTTTTACCCATAGTTTCAGTTTTTCGTAAAGGACTACCGCTATTTTTAGGATGCAAACTTATATTTATCGCACAtgttaattcaaaaataaaggaaattaattttaagaccACAATCTTTCATCGATGATAAATACTTTTCCAAGCATTACctcatttttcatttcttctttCAAACATTGTAAACGGACTTCCTCGCATCGTTCCGCTGCCTACATACACACGCAATCTTTCATCGATGTTATTTACTCCCCAGGCACTACTTCATGTTTCATCTCTTCTCTAAAATGATCATTGTCCCGCTGTCTACATACACTTGTATATTTTCGTGGTTTTTTTTCCCCAGAATTAAACTCTGTATCagagaaaagaaacaaagctgCAGCGAACAATGAACAAACCAGTGCCAAACTCTCCGAGACAATCGACCAACCAACAGCCGTGGTAGAAATTCAGTATCCACACAAACCAACAGGTGCCCCACAACAATCAATTAACAATCCACAGGCCCAGTACGAATTACGTGGTGTAAATCCTTTACTCAGGGCACCGCTACCGCTAATTAATTTCGCGAACATTCGACAGAGAAATGGAATGATACTCCGTATGCCCGTAATTCACGTGGCAGCCCGGAATTTCCGGAATCAGTTAGTTAGAAGAACAGTTCCAATTTACACCATTCGGGATGGTAAGATTTTCTTTTCAACGACTATTCGACAGAGATACCCACAAGTCATTGCGAGAGTACGTCAGCTCGAGGCGCAAGGAGTGGCTCTGAAGCCGACGTACGTTCGGCCGGATTCCGGCAGTTTACGGATATCACCGACTCCATTTGGAATCGGAGCAGCAAGGAGGCAGCAACAGGCACCAGTGGTCGACAGAATGACGGAAACTACCGACAATTTGGCGGGAACGGTCGAAGCAGGAGTCGGCGAAAACGGTGTCGTAGTCCCAGGCGCAGATCCAATTCCAGATACTATTTACCCGGCTGagaagaaattgaaaaacatggaAGCCGTTCCATTAATTACACCGACCAACCCCCCTCCCATGGTTGAGACTACATCCTATCAACCAACTACAGAGAGTGCGCCTGTACCTAAAGAgaaaaaagaacaaaagaaGGAACCAAACATGAACGAGTTTCCGTTTGTTCTGACGACAAGGGGAGGTAACACGCCAATCGACGCTCTAACAGGGCTGCCACTCAATCAGCCACTACCTGATAATTTCGTGCCACCGACATTTGGACCCCCGACGGATCTTCCACCCCCTCCGAGTGATCTCCTAAGAAAAGCCATGGATGGGGTACAATGATAAGTGTCTTTAGTAATTTTCAATACATTGAtgcatttaaatgatgatacgtgaactgtaaataaaaatgatgcCTTTACAACAAgcttttgtttatttgttgaaTCCAAGTGGTAAATAAATGAGCATTTTACGAAGAGAAATCCGCGGTCATTATTTATTAAGTGCATGCATATAATAGGTTTTTGAAAACCACAATGTTTGATAAGTGTAATCAAGGGATAAATTAATGAACATTCTATGCACAAGAATTCGAAGACATTTTCTATGAGGTGTATGTATATGAAGGTTTATTGAAACcacaaaaaatgcttaaaaatgtgTATAACGTTTACGTTTCAATAAATTTGATTAGTGCATGTCCCATATTGTAAGGAgatattgataaatatagatattatttttcaacTTGTATTAGAATTAACATGTAATATGGACATGTATgtattcaaataataaataagaaaaaaactgtatttGCAAGATGTTCACATcgttttattcattaatttttttagcttggtctattgttttaaaaaacgagATTGCGTGACAACGTATCATAACCACTCTCTCAGTGCGGCATAAAAACTTCTCATACAAATACAAAAGGTTATCCTCAACgctaaatgagagagagagagagacagagagagagagagagagagagagagagagagagagagagagagagagagagagagagagagctcttCGTTGAATATAATTTCGGATAACTAGTATAAACCTCACAGAGAGAAAAAGGCATGTTTTTGTATCCTTTTCTGTACTGTGAAATGATAATTTCACTTTAACTAGACTTTATACAGCTATAGAAACATGTTTCATGCAAATCTGAGTTTACTGACTGCAGAGTCTATAACACTCACGCCGGATCTCCCATCGTTATTAGACAACTGTCGCGAAGGAATATCCGGCTGATTGCGCAATTTCGTCACTTCCGGAGAATTCCCTCTTCTTTCTCCAGAGCGTTGCACATCCGTTCCCGATGATAATCCCATAGAAATAAAAGAGTTTCTTTGAGGCGCTTTTTCTGAAAGCAGCGTATTTGTTTTGGTGCTTTCAAAATTGTTAGAAGTAGGTAAAATAAGGTTCCGTTGTTCTGCTAGGCCAGCCTTTTGGAGATTGTTGAAAGCGGTTTGCGAATCCACACTCGGAAGATAGATGTCGCTTGGGTAATTAGTGTACATAGGATCCGTGACActgacgtcataatacggaaCTTCTGACGGATAATCCGGACTGGCGGGAGAAAACACGCTCATCATCGAGTCGAAAAATGACGTAATAGGGTCTGTCGGAGTTCGAAGAGCCGACGTGTGGAGGTAGTACGGAATCCTCTGTGCGATGATTCGGTTGTTCCGAATTTGTTCGTAATCAAACTCAGGAAAGTTTAATCTTCCAGTATTTTGAGAATTTGTTGTTGTGGTAGTTAATTTTGTCTGGGTTTTATTTTCGATGTTTGGTGTGATTGGCGAAGAGGTTGTTAAAGGTGGGTTTGTTTTTCTTGGCAACGGGGTGGTGGTTGTCATGGGAACGCGTTGAGTCGCTAACGTGAACCGTGGAGCTGTGTCTCTAGGATTGTAAACAAATCGGAAATATGCCTTGTCCAAGAATGGGTCGCTGGTTGGCGGGAATATGGTTGTCTGCTGGCCATAAATATTAACTGCAGAAATAGATAAGAGGCGTTAAAACAAACACATATACAGGCTGTAATACTGTAAACGTGTACGATAATTGGCGAGAATTAGCTTTTCTTAACAAGTTGGCACGGATTTTAATTAGAGTATTTCTGAATGCGATTGTTCCTATACGGTATATGCATttcatttagcgatgtacttgatttacaTATGTAACGGAAGCCACATTCCGGCCAAAAGCGtgaaatagaatacacagccaaatgtagtatgtttacagtatACAGTATATCAGTGGCAATGACTCTGTTTGAATATAGTCGAGATCTTAAAAAGTTGCAGAATTAATCCCTGATACCAAGTCAACTGAACAGTAAATGGAATGTggcttaaggatgacgtttactcagaatgaaaaaaaaatccactgatgataatgaaaaaccttctattgtgtgttatagacctttgcttgtattgttatttttcactttcagaaaagtaggtcaatgacatattttttagttaatggccattgaatatttattgaaaattcaagaaaaatcccataaaattttacactacgattgagattttcttaattttaaacatattacaaataattaaacactttaaaaactaAGATACAGTTGAcgaatggtagtggcactaaataagtacacaacattaagatttcagcatcaatttttaaaaataattcagtccgaatttcctctatcagttttcaaatccctacccatttttgattcaattttacaaaaaattgaatgatgataatacaaacacatttatgatattgaactacttatattgaccttattctgttggcataaaatttatatgaggtcaatgatcaaaattttgagatatgatgtcttttatcgtttttaggcatttttcaatattattattattactgcCATAAGAttaatttaatgaataagtgaggtaaaaccaacggaaaatatgcaaaattacttagacttaaatataaaatcctaacttttaatattagactactgccaaaaaacttttagcagaaaacaaaatctgcaaaatttagtccgaatttcctctgtttggctaaaagtcaatttttgtttgagcataattccataataaagtaaaactattgaatgttttgtcaataataattcatttcataaataattttcgtgtttagaacaaattttactcattacattgaactttttaacaatcggaatttgagaactcaaaccctgagtaaataacACCCTTAACGATGACTGAATGATATACAAGTATAGCTTTACAATCCAGTCATCATTTCAGACCGTTAGTTGACAAATAagtcaatctgattaaaataaaaaaaagttaaacccGCTCTCCAGTTTTCGCGTGTGGAAGAATTCCTGTGACGTACAAAAGACGGGGGAGCGGATAAAACTtctgattttaattagatttacatatatgtatagcCTAGTAGATTGCATTCACAGGTTCGTCTTAAGAATCATTTTATtcaactgaagaaaaaaaatctaagaaGAAAAAAGTGCCCTCTCATACCTAAAGGTTATTGCAACTAAGGGTGTACCTGAGCTTGTTGTGACGGTCGAAGGAGGGGTCGGTATTGTTGTTGTGGGGAGGGGGACACTAACGGGTCCCTCAGGTAGATAAACTGGCCGACCCGTGATCACAGGTCTGTCGACTAACACTGTGGAGCTACTCTCGGTCTCGCCATTTTTCAAGTTCTTCTTTACTATGTCCATAAAAGAGTAAACTCTGTTCTGTTGTAAAACATCTGGCATTTTGACAGAGAGGGATGGCCTCGACCAATCAGGATACTCTCCTGTTAACCGGAAGTCGGAAGTCCTGTTCGGCACCCACAATGTACTCTGTTCTGATTTGTTGGTTCGTTTCTGTTTTTCAAGTTTGTATTCTAAGCTTGAAATAGCGTTGTCGGACCATTTACCTGCTACCATACCTTTCATTACGTTTTCAATgtactttttataaaacttcttATACTTTTCGGATCTTTGAATAAAAGGGGGTAGAATAGGCATTATTGGGTTTTGTGTTGTAGTGGGAGGGGCCGGGTTCCGGTTTACAATGGCGGGACGAGCTAACTTTGGTCTGTTACCGGAAGGAGGTAAGATGGAAATGTCTGCGCAGTTGTAATATTCTTCCTGTTTTCCGCATCCAAGTCCGCCGTAGCCATCAGGGCATACTCCCCAGTTGTTACCTACAAAAATCGTTCTTGCTTAAAGGTGCTATTAAACATTTCATATCAAAATGTTTCAGTAAATCAgctattatttaaatttaatcatgTTCGGCCTACCAGACTTGTTAAAAAATGACAGCATTATATTTACTatatgattaaaacaaaatatattacattCATAAGAAAATTTTGCAAGATATGAATACAATGCCGGttgtaagataaaaaaaagtctttgGAATCATTCCAGGCTCAAATGATGCATTTAGTAACCTCATGATGGCATGCtgtctttcatttttatttacaaagttgCACAAAAATCAAGTTTGGACTAGACCTGCTGTcaacttaatttaaaaaaaaaggaatacgACTAGTGATTATGGTCAAATTgaactttctaaaaaaaaagctTGATTCAGGTATAATTTGTAGGTCAGTCGCAGAATGGACGAGGGCtaactttttataaatacaGATTGCGTCATCACTTACCCCCGATCCACTTCCACTGAAGAACACACTGCGAACACGTGACTCCATCCGGGATCTTGAGAAACAGGTTGTGTTTGACGGCCGTATCCGGTACGTACCGACTTCCGTACCCCTCTATTGTCAGCGGGTATTTATCTAGGCACTCTTGCGTAATTGGTGACGTCACGTTGTCGTTAGGACAGAGATGGAACTCGAAGTAGCCGCCTATATTGGAGAGGACGTCCACTGTCACGTTCATGAATTGATCGTCCTGGTAATACTTCTTGACGATGTAGCCATTTGCGTATTTCCCGCCAGCCTCGTTTTTGCGTACCTCGTCATAGGAATCGCCGCACAATCCGCATTTCCCGCCATTAATTTCATGTAACCGCTGAAAAAAAGCCATATCGATATTAAATGTAATGattgatattattttgaattgatTATGTCAGGACAATCTTagcatataaataaaaaaaatatgtctagTCCGAGGTCGCAAGACATAcggttgatttttttatttatttttttattttattatatattttttttggaggggagGGTATAACATGCATGACTTGTACCGTTATTCGTTACACGTATATAGCGAATTCGTAAGAAATCTTAAAGCGAATTCGTTGTAACATAATCAGCTAACAATACTTAAAACTATTTTCGGTTATGTAATCAATTTCACCaccatttaaaaatgaaatggtaATGTAACCTTttactttacttttttaaaaaaaattctttataatatttgaatttaattatgCAATATATGcatcttgaatttcatttatCTTCGATAGAATTCGtagtaaaaataattcattatatgCCCAAAAAATACGTTAAAAGTTTCCAAACGGGATCTTAACGTTACCTCGTTTTAGCCGTAGGTTTCTATAAAAATTTGGACGGGACATTAATAAAAATCGGGCATAGATGAGTAatatccgtgttcgttataGTCGCATTATGCTGTATATATTCCTTTCAACACTTTCATTAAGatataatttaactttttttaaacgaCACACGGCTGCATATTCCTGGTTTGATTCAGTCTGTGACCTCCTTGAAAACGTGTAGATGGGAAGACTTGATCATCAGATCGTATATGCTGGAGATTAAATTTTGTGATTCTACCAGTAATGGATTCTTATTTTAAGACATGGATGAAAGAAACGGAATCGGccaaacattaaatttcattaaaaaaatagtcTTTGCAGTACTGTAAGTAGCTAAACAGAAACATTTGAGTTGACAGTACGACCAAAGTTTCCGGCATAAATTCAGCtctgaataaataataatcctgtatattaataattattttcgatattttgcaaaaatacaATATCACTTATAAAAAAAGGCAATAAATCTTTTGGTACATTTTTACAATGAGTTTGAAACATGGTTAACagatattaaataatatgagagctatgtgtataaaaaaattaactctTGAGATTATCATAGTTCAACATATTTTACATTATCGTTTGcttataatatttgatatatgcaCACAATACATTCACTACAGTTTATCTCTGTAAATAGAAGTAAACATTTTACTGCCGATAATTGCTTGTCGTTAAGTGCGTGTTTTACACAAATAAACCCGCGCCACGAGTGATTACACGAAATGGCCACGAGCAACTCATTTACACGACGGAATGTAACGCTACAGCCAGAGCTATGGTCTATCTATAAAGCAGATTAGAGGTGTCTTTACAGCAATTAACGGTGGTAAACTCGAAATAAATCATGATGAATTAGAACTTTGCTGTTATTTGTCATGAAAACGACAGAAAATACTTTTTCATATTGCACAATGTACAGtcttagaaaagaaaaatttaacGTTTGTATAATTATGCACACCaagattttgataatttttctatttctttttttttggggggggggggggggataaaagtgaaaaaaaagcAAACGCAGAAGGAGGGTCCAAATTGTATCTAGgcttttaatataaataactaataATTGagtactaaaaaaaattatatatatatttttcatttatatgccAACCTAAAGCTTATGGAAACTGTATTAAGTTGTATTTTGCATTACATTAGTTTATTATATTTCACCAAAGagttaaagaaaaatttaaaaaataaatttaaaaaatatatgaaaagtttgaaaataaatttgaattataaagTACAAGTATtgaaaaataagtttattttgagCCTATATTTTCCCAACCTCAACATGGATAATTAGGATTATTTTCTGGTTTAAAACATAACGTCGATCTTCTTACCCAGAATCCCCCGCAGTTTAGTCCAGTGTCATCTACGTTTTTAGGAACATTCATCTGGTTCCACGGATAATACCTCCATAAACTTGACCTCATGGGAGGGTCAATCAAATGACCTCGACCTTTTACAAGGTCGATCACACCAACTATCACAAACAGTCTCAATAAATCACGAAATGCCTGCATGGCGTCGATCGATAAAGTTATCAAAACAGAAAATTCTATCTATTCGCGAAAGTCAAAGAATCCATTTTAGTGCGAAATTTGCCGTAATTTTCTCTCTCGCTTTTTGAAAATAGACCGAGAGAAAAAGAAAGCTTCGTCGTCGaaatttttcaagttttttctttccttgtaaacaaatcaaaaatcaaaagaaaagaaaaaaactctCACAAATTACTATCAGTTCCTAGACCACCCAATTGTAAGCGAATTTTCTCCcgaaaaacacttttttttgcTTGCAAGTGTAGATGGGTCCATTATTAATGTACAGTACAATAATTAGGAAGATCGGCACTATACACACTACTCAGACCGTTAATTAATATTTCGTGTTGATGACCCTCGGACTCTAATTGTTTTTGCGATGAGCGTCCCAGCACCGGGCTAAAAGGGGATAGGTATGTCAATGTGTTTTCGATTCCCTTTTTAaagcagaaaatattttttctctcatttcTGTTTTTCTTTAACTTTGAATCAGTATAGACAATTAAAAGCAGgagatttcttttattttctgtcacttatttacattgtaataa encodes:
- the LOC128174126 gene encoding uncharacterized protein LOC128174126 yields the protein MQAFRDLLRLFVIVGVIDLVKGRGHLIDPPMRSSLWRYYPWNQMNVPKNVDDTGLNCGGFWRLHEINGGKCGLCGDSYDEVRKNEAGGKYANGYIVKKYYQDDQFMNVTVDVLSNIGGYFEFHLCPNDNVTSPITQECLDKYPLTIEGYGSRYVPDTAVKHNLFLKIPDGVTCSQCVLQWKWIGGNNWGVCPDGYGGLGCGKQEEYYNCADISILPPSGNRPKLARPAIVNRNPAPPTTTQNPIMPILPPFIQRSEKYKKFYKKYIENVMKGMVAGKWSDNAISSLEYKLEKQKRTNKSEQSTLWVPNRTSDFRLTGEYPDWSRPSLSVKMPDVLQQNRVYSFMDIVKKNLKNGETESSSTVLVDRPVITGRPVYLPEGPVSVPLPTTTIPTPPSTVTTSSVNIYGQQTTIFPPTSDPFLDKAYFRFVYNPRDTAPRFTLATQRVPMTTTTPLPRKTNPPLTTSSPITPNIENKTQTKLTTTTTNSQNTGRLNFPEFDYEQIRNNRIIAQRIPYYLHTSALRTPTDPITSFFDSMMSVFSPASPDYPSEVPYYDVSVTDPMYTNYPSDIYLPSVDSQTAFNNLQKAGLAEQRNLILPTSNNFESTKTNTLLSEKAPQRNSFISMGLSSGTDVQRSGERRGNSPEVTKLRNQPDIPSRQLSNNDGRSGVSVIDSAVSKLRFA
- the LOC128170673 gene encoding uncharacterized protein LOC128170673, translated to MAAEILQMSSLLTNMRCGSMVVMGNPQCYYGNVQQSRRVLCCKNGFVFSPQYCRCMPANFELNSVSEKRNKAAANNEQTSAKLSETIDQPTAVVEIQYPHKPTGAPQQSINNPQAQYELRGVNPLLRAPLPLINFANIRQRNGMILRMPVIHVAARNFRNQLVRRTVPIYTIRDGKIFFSTTIRQRYPQVIARVRQLEAQGVALKPTYVRPDSGSLRISPTPFGIGAARRQQQAPVVDRMTETTDNLAGTVEAGVGENGVVVPGADPIPDTIYPAEKKLKNMEAVPLITPTNPPPMVETTSYQPTTESAPVPKEKKEQKKEPNMNEFPFVLTTRGGNTPIDALTGLPLNQPLPDNFVPPTFGPPTDLPPPPSDLLRKAMDGVQ